Below is a window of Herminiimonas arsenicoxydans DNA.
CGGGATGGAAATTCTGGCGGCCGATTTCGACGAACGCGATCCTGCCGTATTGGCCTTGTTCTCGCGTGCGATTGCTGCATGCCGCAAGCAGGGCAAGTACGTGGGTATTTGCGGTCAGGGACCATCGGATCATCCGGATTTTGCAGAGTGGCTGATGAAGGAAGGCATTACTTCGCTTTCACTCAATCCGGACTCGGTAATCGAAACATGGCAGAGTCTGGCAAAACGTTTGTGATGACGCAATTGAACAAATAAGTGGTAACGGTCGGATGCTTAAATTATTTTCCAGCACGGTTTTTTAGACTAGACTGTGGACACCCGACCGGATAACACTGAACAAGCTTTATCGTGGTTTATCAACCCTCGTTGCTCTCCGGACTGCGAGGGTTTTTTGCTTGTGAGCTAAAGGAATGCTGATGACGGACTGGATGATTTGGTTTGCGGTGGCATGCGTGTTGATCATACTGGAGATGGCAACCGGCACCTTTTATCTGTTGATGATTGCGATCGGCGCCATAACGGGCGGCATAGTTGCGTTGAGCGGCGCAAGCGGCACATGGCAATGCATATTGGCGGCAGTGATTGCAGCGGTCGCGACGTTTGCCTTGCGTCGCAGTCGTTTTGGCCGCACGGAAAATCCGGACGCATCGCGCGATCCCGACGTGAATCTGGATATCGGACAAACGCTGGAAGTCGCAGAGTGGCGTACTGTTTCAGGTGCGAAGAGCACGGCACGTGTCATGTATCGCGGCGCACCGTGGGATGTCGAGCTGGCGAGCGGCGGCACGGCAGTAGCGGGCCAATTCCGGATTCAGGAAGTACAGGGCAATCGTTTGATAGTCATCAATAGCAATGCGGCGGATGGCTAGACTTTCCGTTTTGCAGATCAGATAAATTACGACCCAATCGCAACACACCAAGGAGTTCCCATGCTCGGTACTACCAGCACTACCATCATTTTTTTGCTCTTTGTCGTCATCGTTTTTGTCGTCAAGACGATCAACGTTGTGCCGCAACAGCACGCCTGGGTCGTTGAGCGCCTGGGCAAATATCACGCCACGCTGGGCCCTGGCCTGAAGATCGTGCTGCCCTTCATCGATCGCATCGCCTACAAGCATTCGCTGAAGGAAATTCCGCTTGATGTGCCCATGCAGGTCTGTATCACGAAGGATAATACGCAACTTGAAGTCGACGGCATTCTGTATTTCCAGGTGACTGATCCGATGCGTGCATCGTATGGTTCATCGAATTACATTTCGGCGATTTCGCAACTGGCGCAAACGACTTTGCGTTCGGTCATCGGGCGCATGGAGCTGGACAAGACTTTTGAGGAACGCGACCTGATCAATCACAGTGTGGTGGGCGCAGTCGATGAGTCGGCG
It encodes the following:
- a CDS encoding Conserved hypothetical protein; putative membrane protein (Evidence 4 : Homologs of previously reported genes of unknown function) → MTDWMIWFAVACVLIILEMATGTFYLLMIAIGAITGGIVALSGASGTWQCILAAVIAAVATFALRRSRFGRTENPDASRDPDVNLDIGQTLEVAEWRTVSGAKSTARVMYRGAPWDVELASGGTAVAGQFRIQEVQGNRLIVINSNAADG